One part of the Parambassis ranga chromosome 8, fParRan2.1, whole genome shotgun sequence genome encodes these proteins:
- the LOC114440015 gene encoding caskin-2-like isoform X8 codes for MGKEQDLLQAVKNGDLLSTQKLLSKLKTNRNKLLGSTKRLNVNYQDSDGFSALHHAALTGTTELLSALLEAQASVDIKDSNGMRPLHYAAWQGKSESVLMLLRSGASVNGVSLDGHIPLHLAAQYGHYEVSEMLLQHQSNPCLLNKAKKTPLDLACEFGRVKVAQLLLSSNMVVGLLEGERKEPTDSAFTTPLHLAARNGHKDIIRLLLKAGIDINKTTKSGTALHEASLYGKTEVVRLLLDAGVDVNIRNTYNQTALDIVNQFTTSHASKDIKQLLRVFLLTDATGVLQVRALKDYWNLHDPTALNIRAGDVITVMEQHMDGRWKGHIHDNQRGTDRVGFFPPSIVEVISRRNAGDRNSVGSTGSVGSTRSAGSGQSTESNNAPNGLQLNASHHDNANKTAPSAVDSGHSADLNKQLDHPSGGTPRKQTVTVQRPAEQSFSQQFVRPQQLLEGKDAEAIYQWLSDFQLEQYTTNFLNNGYDVPTISRMTPEDLTAIGVTKPGHRKKISIEINNLNIPEWLPEYTPSDLGEWLSAIGLPQYHKKLSENGYDSITIVKDLTWEDLQEIGITKLGHQKKLMLAVKKLCDIQRAILQAESGQGTLQRKAPGALHLVTIEPSDSGGECSSPHTPKMLTFQDSELSAELQTAMSSHYGGCEEGLAIKNQVGMSQSQESIDTRSRGSGRSQEPPTASITPHSWSQESLEGSPAKERNLPEGWDQRHQQQQQLPKQVPLGTATVFKYPAIPAKPNLSGSHSPSPHGSPALKGFSYLHSNCGSTDLNSSPRHENHSMTLTPPKKRAQSMTRYALSDGEPDDDDDEPAFPSANVQSYATLTRKPGRSQLARLQSSPEKNGNVGRSQSFAVRARKKGPPPPPPKRLSSVSSTTSGELSDSSTTSSSGGVVTDSPGSVRSIAASLEGSTDGNNPPGPKPNEAQQEALPSSPSSAETRENAGVRRRVHSECAPTQTNSSTELDRGVKSDSEEEESKGRGLEGSSSPQNSSSECIPFAEEGNLTIKQRPKAPGPPRAEAVLEPPDKQAAKNLDVPEFNLKESDTVKRRHKPKDKEQGSPSREGPEATGSESGGSRPPSRNQEEVSLRISEASLERPASPARPASPARPASPARPGSPATGSPIKPPLSPKPPAVAPKPLRHSLLAAQGLSSPTITVNAVQSVAFTSPSSPSRGSSAPASAPQSPSLAAARPQVCVVGPGHAESSCGTEVVQQRLDQTSTSLEAALKAVERKLNQEDSSDSRASTVKSAGTILDDIGNMFDDLADQLDAMLD; via the exons agctTCTGGGCTCCACCAAGAGGCTGAATGTGAACTACCAGGACTCAGACGG GTTTTCCGCCCTGCACCATGCTGCTCTCACAGGgaccacagagctgctgtctgcactgCTGGAGGCTCAGGCCAGCGTGGACATCAAGGACAGCAACG GAATGCGACCTTTGCATTATGCCGCCTGGCAGGGGAAATCTGAGTCTGTACTGATGCTGCTTCGCTCTGGAGCTTCTGTTAACGGAGTCTCCCTGGATGGACACATCCCTCTACACTTGGCTGCTCAGTATGGACATTATGAAGTG tcggagatgctgctgcagcatcagtcCAACCCCTGTCTGCTCAACAAGGCCAAGAAGACTCCTCTGGATCTGGCCTGTGAGTTTGGGCGAGTCAAG GTGGCTCAGCTGTTGCTGAGCAGTAACATGGTGGTGGGGTTGttagaaggagagaggaaggagccAACAGACTCGGCCTTCACCACACCTCTGCACCTCGCTGCCCGCAACGGACATAAAGACATCATACG gctgctgctgaaagCCGGCATCGACATCAACAAGACCACCAAGTCTGGAACAGCTTTGCACGAAGCTTCACTGTATGGCAAAACCGAAGTGGTCCGACTGCTGCTGGAT gCCGGAGTGGACGTGAACATCCGAAATACCTACAACCAGACAGCGCTGGACATCGTCAACCAGTTCACCACCTCGCACGCCAGCAAGGACATCAAGCAGCTTCTCCGAG tttttctgttgacagatGCGACAGGCGTTTTGCAGGTCAGAGCTCTGAAGGACTACTGGAACCTCCACGACCCCACGGCCCTCAACATCAGAGCTGGTGACGTCATCACG GTAATGGAGCAGCATATGGATGGACGCTGGAAGGGCCACATCCATGACAaccagagagggacagacagagtcGGCTTCTTCCCTCCATCCATCGTGGAGGTCATCAGCAGGAGGAACG cAGGAGACAGAAACAGTGTCGGGAGCACTGGCAGTGTGGGCAGCACCCGCAGTGCTGGAAGTGGACAGAGTACGGAGAGCAACAACGCACCAAATGGACTCCAACTCAATGCCAGCCATCATGACAACGCCAACAAG acagcgccctctgctgtgGACTCTGGACACTCAGCAGACCTCAACAAACAGCTTGATCATCCTTCAG GAGGGACTCCTCGGAAGCAGACGGTCACAGTGCAGCGGCCTGCGGAGCAGAGCTTCTCGCAGCAGTTTGTTCGtcctcagcagctgctggagggGAAG gatgCAGAGGCTATCTATCAGTGGCTGAGCGACTTCCAGCTGGAGCAATACACTACGAATTTCCTGAACAATGGATATGATGTACCGACTATCAGCAGGATGACTCCTGAG GATCTGACTGCCATCGGAGTGACCAAACCAGGACACCGCAAGAAAATCTCCATCGAAATCAACAACCTGAACATCCCAGAGTGGCTGCCTGAGTACACCCCA tcCGATCTAGGTGAGTGGCTCAGTGCCATCGGCCTCCCACAGTACCACAAAAAACTCTCAGAAAATGGCTATGACTCCATTACTATTGTAAAAGACCTCACGTGGGAGGATCTGCAGGAAATCGGCATCACAAAGCTGG GCCACCAGAAGAAGCTGATGTTGGCAGTGAAGAAGCTGTGTGACATCCAGAGGGCAATTCTTCAGGCTGAATCAGGCCAAGGCACCCTGCAACGAAAAGCCCCCGGAGCTCTCCACCTCGTCACCATCGAGCCATCCGACTCTGGAGGTGAATGCTCTTCACCTCACACCCCAAAGATGCTGACCTTCCAGGACAGCGAGCTGAGcgcagagctgcagacagctATGTCCAGCCACTatggaggctgtgaggaaggtTTGGCCATCAAGAACCAAGTGGGGATGTCCCAGAGCCAGGAGAGTATCGACACCCGGTCCAGAGGCTCAGGGCGCTCTCAGGAACCCCCTACAGCCTCTATCACCCCCCACAGCTGGTCCCAGGAGAGCCTGGAAGGCAGCCCTGCCAAGGAGAGGAACCTCCCAGAGGGCTGGGACCAGAGgcaccaacagcagcaacagttgcCCAAACAGGTACCTCTGGGAACAGCCACAGTGTTTAAGTACCCAGCCATTCCAGCCAAGCCCAATCTGTCTGGATCTCATAGCCCCTCCCCTCATGGCTCACCAGCACTGAAGGGTTTCAGCTATCTGCACTCTAACTGTGGCTCCACTGACCTGAACTCATCACCCAGGCATGAGAACCACTCCATGACCCTGACACCACCTAAGAAGCGTGCCCAGAGCATGACCCGTTACGCTCTGTCAGACGGAGAGcctgatgacgatgatgacgaGCCCGCATTTCCTTCTGCAAACGTGCAGTCCTACGCCACTTTGACTCGAAAGCCTGGCCGCAGTCAGCTGGCTCGGTTACAGTCAAGTCCAGAGAAGAACGGCAATGTGGGACGCAGTCAGTCATTTGCAGTGCGTGCCCGGAAAAAAggtcctcccccacctcctccaaaAAGACTGAGCTCagtcagcagcaccaccagcgGGGAGTTGAGCGACAGCAGCACAACGTCATCCTCTGGTGGAGTGGTGACTGATAGTCCAGGGAGTGTGAGGAGCATCGCAGCTTCTCTGGAAGGAAGCACAGACGGGAACAACCCCCCAGGACCGAAACCTAATGAGGCTCAGCAGGAGGCGCTTCCCTCCTCGCCCAGCTCTGCGGAGACCAGAGAAAATGCAGGGGTGAGAAGGAGGGTGCACAGCGAATGTGCTCCAACACAGAccaacagcagcactgagctcGACCGCGGGGTGAAGTCTGACTCTGAGGAAGAGGAATCAAAAGGTCGTGGACTGGAAGGGTCCTCGTCTCCTCAGAACAGCTCCAGTGAGTGCATCCCATTTGCTGAGGAGGGCAACCTGACTATCAAACAGAGGCCCAAAGCTCCCGGTCCACCCAGGGCCGAGGCTGTGCTGGAGCCTCCAGACAAACAGGCAGCCAAGAATCTGGATGTTCCAGAGTTTAATCTGAAAGAGTCGGACACTGTGAAGCGCCGACACAAACCCAAAGACAAGGAGCAGGGCTCCCCCAGCAGAGAGGGACCAGAGGCAACCGGATCTGAGTCTGGCGGCAGCAGGCCTCCTTCCAGAAACCAGGAAGAGGTCAGTCTGAGGATCAGTGAAGCCAGTTTGGAGAGGCCGGCCAGTCCAGCTAGGCCAGCCAGTCCAGCGAGGCCAGCCAGTCCAGCGAGGCCAGGCAGTCCAGCAACAGGGTCTCCCATCAAACCTCCTCTGTCCCCTAAACCTCCTGCGGTCGCCCCAAAACCTCTCCGTCACAGTCTGCTGGCTGCACAGG GACTCTCCTCTCCTACTATAACTGTCAATGCGGTTCAAAGTGTGGCCTTCACCTCTCCGTCCTCACCCTCCCGTGGGTCCTCGGCTCCAGCATCGGCCCCTCAGAGTCCCTCTCTGGCAGCAGCAAGGCCTCAGGTCTGTGTGGTGGGTCCAGGCCATGCTGAGTCATCCTGCGGGACTGAGGTGGTCCAGCAGAGACTGGATCAGACCAGTACTTCTCTAGAAGCTGCTCTAAAGGCTGTTGAGAGAAAACTGAACCAGGAGGACAGCTCTGACAG CAGAGCAAGCACAGTGAAGTCTGCAGGGACCATTCTGGACGACATTGGCAACATGTTCGACGACCTGGCTGACCAACTGGATGCCATGTTGGACTGA
- the LOC114440015 gene encoding caskin-2-like isoform X7: MGKEQDLLQAVKNGDLLSTQKLLSKLKTNRNKLLGSTKRLNVNYQDSDGFSALHHAALTGTTELLSALLEAQASVDIKDSNGMRPLHYAAWQGKSESVLMLLRSGASVNGVSLDGHIPLHLAAQYGHYEVSEMLLQHQSNPCLLNKAKKTPLDLACEFGRVKVAQLLLSSNMVVGLLEGERKEPTDSAFTTPLHLAARNGHKDIIRLLLKAGIDINKTTKSGTALHEASLYGKTEVVRLLLDAGVDVNIRNTYNQTALDIVNQFTTSHASKDIKQLLRDATGVLQVRALKDYWNLHDPTALNIRAGDVITVMEQHMDGRWKGHIHDNQRGTDRVGFFPPSIVEVISRRNGGTLSRHASLPTQRQQLLSRAPLSSSLSSAPQTDDSYTLYAPPTHVVLPLANGLTTSTAGDRNSVGSTGSVGSTRSAGSGQSTESNNAPNGLQLNASHHDNANKTAPSAVDSGHSADLNKQLDHPSGGTPRKQTVTVQRPAEQSFSQQFVRPQQLLEGKDAEAIYQWLSDFQLEQYTTNFLNNGYDVPTISRMTPEDLTAIGVTKPGHRKKISIEINNLNIPEWLPEYTPSDLGEWLSAIGLPQYHKKLSENGYDSITIVKDLTWEDLQEIGITKLGHQKKLMLAVKKLCDIQRAILQAESGQGTLQRKAPGALHLVTIEPSDSGGECSSPHTPKMLTFQDSELSAELQTAMSSHYGGCEEGLAIKNQVGMSQSQESIDTRSRGSGRSQEPPTASITPHSWSQESLEGSPAKERNLPEGWDQRHQQQQQLPKQVPLGTATVFKYPAIPAKPNLSGSHSPSPHGSPALKGFSYLHSNCGSTDLNSSPRHENHSMTLTPPKKRAQSMTRYALSDGEPDDDDDEPAFPSANVQSYATLTRKPGRSQLARLQSSPEKNGNVGRSQSFAVRARKKGPPPPPPKRLSSVSSTTSGELSDSSTTSSSGGVVTDSPGSVRSIAASLEGSTDGNNPPGPKPNEAQQEALPSSPSSAETRENAGVRRRVHSECAPTQTNSSTELDRGVKSDSEEEESKGRGLEGSSSPQNSSSECIPFAEEGNLTIKQRPKAPGPPRAEAVLEPPDKQAAKNLDVPEFNLKESDTVKRRHKPKDKEQGSPSREGPEATGSESGGSRPPSRNQEEVSLRISEASLERPASPARPASPARPASPARPGSPATGSPIKPPLSPKPPAVAPKPLRHSLLAAQGLSSPTITVNAVQSVAFTSPSSPSRGSSAPASAPQSPSLAAARPQVCVVGPGHAESSCGTEVVQQRLDQTSTSLEAALKAVERKLNQEDSSDSRASTVKSAGTILDDIGNMFDDLADQLDAMLD, encoded by the exons agctTCTGGGCTCCACCAAGAGGCTGAATGTGAACTACCAGGACTCAGACGG GTTTTCCGCCCTGCACCATGCTGCTCTCACAGGgaccacagagctgctgtctgcactgCTGGAGGCTCAGGCCAGCGTGGACATCAAGGACAGCAACG GAATGCGACCTTTGCATTATGCCGCCTGGCAGGGGAAATCTGAGTCTGTACTGATGCTGCTTCGCTCTGGAGCTTCTGTTAACGGAGTCTCCCTGGATGGACACATCCCTCTACACTTGGCTGCTCAGTATGGACATTATGAAGTG tcggagatgctgctgcagcatcagtcCAACCCCTGTCTGCTCAACAAGGCCAAGAAGACTCCTCTGGATCTGGCCTGTGAGTTTGGGCGAGTCAAG GTGGCTCAGCTGTTGCTGAGCAGTAACATGGTGGTGGGGTTGttagaaggagagaggaaggagccAACAGACTCGGCCTTCACCACACCTCTGCACCTCGCTGCCCGCAACGGACATAAAGACATCATACG gctgctgctgaaagCCGGCATCGACATCAACAAGACCACCAAGTCTGGAACAGCTTTGCACGAAGCTTCACTGTATGGCAAAACCGAAGTGGTCCGACTGCTGCTGGAT gCCGGAGTGGACGTGAACATCCGAAATACCTACAACCAGACAGCGCTGGACATCGTCAACCAGTTCACCACCTCGCACGCCAGCAAGGACATCAAGCAGCTTCTCCGAG atGCGACAGGCGTTTTGCAGGTCAGAGCTCTGAAGGACTACTGGAACCTCCACGACCCCACGGCCCTCAACATCAGAGCTGGTGACGTCATCACG GTAATGGAGCAGCATATGGATGGACGCTGGAAGGGCCACATCCATGACAaccagagagggacagacagagtcGGCTTCTTCCCTCCATCCATCGTGGAGGTCATCAGCAGGAGGAACG GGGGCACCTTATCCCGGCACGCCTCTCTGCCCACCCAACGCCAGCAGCTGCTGTCCAGAGcccccctctcctccagccTCAGCTCCGCCCCTCAGACTGATGACTCCTACACACTGTATGCTCCCCCCACCCATGTGGTGCTACCTTTAGCCAACGGCCTCACTACCAGCAcag cAGGAGACAGAAACAGTGTCGGGAGCACTGGCAGTGTGGGCAGCACCCGCAGTGCTGGAAGTGGACAGAGTACGGAGAGCAACAACGCACCAAATGGACTCCAACTCAATGCCAGCCATCATGACAACGCCAACAAG acagcgccctctgctgtgGACTCTGGACACTCAGCAGACCTCAACAAACAGCTTGATCATCCTTCAG GAGGGACTCCTCGGAAGCAGACGGTCACAGTGCAGCGGCCTGCGGAGCAGAGCTTCTCGCAGCAGTTTGTTCGtcctcagcagctgctggagggGAAG gatgCAGAGGCTATCTATCAGTGGCTGAGCGACTTCCAGCTGGAGCAATACACTACGAATTTCCTGAACAATGGATATGATGTACCGACTATCAGCAGGATGACTCCTGAG GATCTGACTGCCATCGGAGTGACCAAACCAGGACACCGCAAGAAAATCTCCATCGAAATCAACAACCTGAACATCCCAGAGTGGCTGCCTGAGTACACCCCA tcCGATCTAGGTGAGTGGCTCAGTGCCATCGGCCTCCCACAGTACCACAAAAAACTCTCAGAAAATGGCTATGACTCCATTACTATTGTAAAAGACCTCACGTGGGAGGATCTGCAGGAAATCGGCATCACAAAGCTGG GCCACCAGAAGAAGCTGATGTTGGCAGTGAAGAAGCTGTGTGACATCCAGAGGGCAATTCTTCAGGCTGAATCAGGCCAAGGCACCCTGCAACGAAAAGCCCCCGGAGCTCTCCACCTCGTCACCATCGAGCCATCCGACTCTGGAGGTGAATGCTCTTCACCTCACACCCCAAAGATGCTGACCTTCCAGGACAGCGAGCTGAGcgcagagctgcagacagctATGTCCAGCCACTatggaggctgtgaggaaggtTTGGCCATCAAGAACCAAGTGGGGATGTCCCAGAGCCAGGAGAGTATCGACACCCGGTCCAGAGGCTCAGGGCGCTCTCAGGAACCCCCTACAGCCTCTATCACCCCCCACAGCTGGTCCCAGGAGAGCCTGGAAGGCAGCCCTGCCAAGGAGAGGAACCTCCCAGAGGGCTGGGACCAGAGgcaccaacagcagcaacagttgcCCAAACAGGTACCTCTGGGAACAGCCACAGTGTTTAAGTACCCAGCCATTCCAGCCAAGCCCAATCTGTCTGGATCTCATAGCCCCTCCCCTCATGGCTCACCAGCACTGAAGGGTTTCAGCTATCTGCACTCTAACTGTGGCTCCACTGACCTGAACTCATCACCCAGGCATGAGAACCACTCCATGACCCTGACACCACCTAAGAAGCGTGCCCAGAGCATGACCCGTTACGCTCTGTCAGACGGAGAGcctgatgacgatgatgacgaGCCCGCATTTCCTTCTGCAAACGTGCAGTCCTACGCCACTTTGACTCGAAAGCCTGGCCGCAGTCAGCTGGCTCGGTTACAGTCAAGTCCAGAGAAGAACGGCAATGTGGGACGCAGTCAGTCATTTGCAGTGCGTGCCCGGAAAAAAggtcctcccccacctcctccaaaAAGACTGAGCTCagtcagcagcaccaccagcgGGGAGTTGAGCGACAGCAGCACAACGTCATCCTCTGGTGGAGTGGTGACTGATAGTCCAGGGAGTGTGAGGAGCATCGCAGCTTCTCTGGAAGGAAGCACAGACGGGAACAACCCCCCAGGACCGAAACCTAATGAGGCTCAGCAGGAGGCGCTTCCCTCCTCGCCCAGCTCTGCGGAGACCAGAGAAAATGCAGGGGTGAGAAGGAGGGTGCACAGCGAATGTGCTCCAACACAGAccaacagcagcactgagctcGACCGCGGGGTGAAGTCTGACTCTGAGGAAGAGGAATCAAAAGGTCGTGGACTGGAAGGGTCCTCGTCTCCTCAGAACAGCTCCAGTGAGTGCATCCCATTTGCTGAGGAGGGCAACCTGACTATCAAACAGAGGCCCAAAGCTCCCGGTCCACCCAGGGCCGAGGCTGTGCTGGAGCCTCCAGACAAACAGGCAGCCAAGAATCTGGATGTTCCAGAGTTTAATCTGAAAGAGTCGGACACTGTGAAGCGCCGACACAAACCCAAAGACAAGGAGCAGGGCTCCCCCAGCAGAGAGGGACCAGAGGCAACCGGATCTGAGTCTGGCGGCAGCAGGCCTCCTTCCAGAAACCAGGAAGAGGTCAGTCTGAGGATCAGTGAAGCCAGTTTGGAGAGGCCGGCCAGTCCAGCTAGGCCAGCCAGTCCAGCGAGGCCAGCCAGTCCAGCGAGGCCAGGCAGTCCAGCAACAGGGTCTCCCATCAAACCTCCTCTGTCCCCTAAACCTCCTGCGGTCGCCCCAAAACCTCTCCGTCACAGTCTGCTGGCTGCACAGG GACTCTCCTCTCCTACTATAACTGTCAATGCGGTTCAAAGTGTGGCCTTCACCTCTCCGTCCTCACCCTCCCGTGGGTCCTCGGCTCCAGCATCGGCCCCTCAGAGTCCCTCTCTGGCAGCAGCAAGGCCTCAGGTCTGTGTGGTGGGTCCAGGCCATGCTGAGTCATCCTGCGGGACTGAGGTGGTCCAGCAGAGACTGGATCAGACCAGTACTTCTCTAGAAGCTGCTCTAAAGGCTGTTGAGAGAAAACTGAACCAGGAGGACAGCTCTGACAG CAGAGCAAGCACAGTGAAGTCTGCAGGGACCATTCTGGACGACATTGGCAACATGTTCGACGACCTGGCTGACCAACTGGATGCCATGTTGGACTGA